From Saccharomyces kudriavzevii IFO 1802 strain IFO1802 genome assembly, chromosome: 13, a single genomic window includes:
- the RPL36A gene encoding 60S ribosomal protein eL36 (similar to Saccharomyces cerevisiae RPL36A (YMR194W) and RPL36B (YPL249C-A); ancestral locus Anc_6.283) codes for MTPAPKISYKKGAASNRTKFVRSLVREIAGLSPYERRLIDLIRNSGEKRARKVAKKRLGSFIRAKAKVEEMNNIIVASRRH; via the coding sequence ATGACTCCAGCCCCAAAGATCTCTTACAAGAAGGGTGCTGCTTCCAACAGAACTAAGTTCGTTAGATCTTTGGTCAGAGAAATCGCTGGGCTGTCTCCATACGAAAGAAGATTGATCGATCTAATAAGAAACTCTGGTGAAAAAAGGGCTAGAAAGGTCGCCAAGAAGAGATTAGGTTCTTTCATAAGAGCCAAGGCTAaggttgaagaaatgaataACATTATTGTTGCTTCTCGTCGTCACTAA
- the ICY1 gene encoding Icy1p (similar to Saccharomyces cerevisiae ICY2 (YPL250C) and ICY1 (YMR195W); ancestral locus Anc_6.285) has protein sequence MSVNYTTPLDDEVFSLSFANHQLTEHALMGQEYSPSPMDETKYIMNGSVAVPREFGSTTASAQDEPMFSLDSTQENNYKHQAMNNVQDCRMAVSAITTQSCDGLTDLYANAAQQNYRLWLSSF, from the coding sequence ATGTCTGTGAACTATACGACTCCTTTAGACGATGAGGTATTTTCCCTGTCCTTTGCCAACCATCAACTGACTGAGCACGCCTTAATGGGCCAGGAATACTCGCCTAGCCCCATGGATGAGACTAAATACATTATGAACGGTTCCGTCGCAGTACCGAGGGAGTTCGGCTCTACTACTGCCTCCGCCCAAGACGAGCCGATGTTCTCGTTAGATAGCACTCAAGAGAACAACTACAAACATCAGGCAATGAACAACGTCCAAGACTGTCGCATGGCCGTGTCAGCCATAACCACCCAATCCTGTGACGGATTAACGGACCTTTACGCCAATGCCGCCCAACAAAACTACAGGTTGTGGCTTTCCTCATTTTGA
- the MRPL24 gene encoding mitochondrial 54S ribosomal protein bL28m (similar to Saccharomyces cerevisiae MRPL24 (YMR193W); ancestral locus Anc_6.282) codes for MQQILKPFQITRKFTSAVKKFRQWRLVETRKVPKQPDYQVGDIKPLHMPKERKKFPDYKYGESGIFKQSNKGLYGGSFIQFGNNISESKAKTRKKWLPNVVKKGLWSETLNRKISIKMTAKVLRTISKEGGIDNYLTKEKAARIKELGPTGWKMRFRILKRKDAIENYPHKGAPIVETADGKKVKIYYDEVINGKQRKISVGRRKLLAFLYPLEKLKHKSIGKDLDHRKFVELFADVPTKDIVSKLEQHDFDLSAITV; via the coding sequence ATGCAGCAAATTCTCAAACCATTTCAAATAACAAGGAAATTCACTTCAGCCGTTAAAAAATTTAGGCAGTGGAGACTAGTGGAAACAAGGAAGGTCCCTAAACAGCCGGACTACCAGGTCGGTGATATTAAGCCTCTGCATATGCCAAAggagagaaaaaagtttcCAGATTATAAATACGGGGAATCTGGTATCTTTAAACAAAGTAATAAAGGCTTATATGGTGGATCTTTCATTCAGTTTGGTAACAATATTTCCGAAAGTAAAGCTAAAACAAGGAAGAAGTGGCTGCCAAATGTTGTGAAAAAAGGTCTATGGAGTGAGACTCTTAATAGAAAAATCAGTATTAAGATGACTGCTAAAGTTTTAAGAACAATCAGTAAAGAAGGCGGGATTGACAATTACCTaacgaaagaaaaggctGCAAGGATAAAAGAATTAGGACCCACAGGTTGGAAAATGCGCTTTAGAATCttaaagaggaaagatGCGATAGAGAATTATCCACACAAGGGTGCCCCAATCGTAGAAACGGCAGATGGTAAGAAGGTCAAAATTTACTATGATGAAGTGATAAATGGCAAGCAAAGAAAGATATCAGtcggaagaagaaagttaCTGGCGTTTTTGTATCCcttagaaaaattgaaacacAAGTCCATAGGGAAAGATTTAGATCACAGAAAGTTTGTAGAGCTATTTGCCGACGTTCCAACCAAAGATATCGTATCTAAATTGGAGCAACACGACTTTGATTTATCAGCCATCACTGTataa
- the SPG5 gene encoding Spg5p (similar to Saccharomyces cerevisiae SPG5 (YMR191W); ancestral locus Anc_6.280), with amino-acid sequence MVVGGSNWSLWLRMSRVQLRQITRSLDRTLIGLSHGRFPLRYNNSIFATWWRSLFDASVAFKRVGSFVISPSAKRGVTRFDHLRPAANVSRFAALSRVPKGVPRGLFTNWNMTTSTRLLGQRAYSTSSIRFTQEAVNNMTISLRCFFNSLNGLDQCSHSNYSKTFQHASYVDSCQNDVQPVAFKKLSQKDIKFIRDLELFKIMKTQNQMINESNPCFVEKPGSYIEFTVPEFNVNGTFSVPLSFLNSSLLEELKENISSYNNDLKSIYGTVDMILQNYGSLPVTFHRNKIRIHFPNSTVADTERLIASLNITTGIVYADASLDIASEDARLNTLINDDRSTSAWSLVNEASHPDRSAFSPILSEVSDDCYEFV; translated from the coding sequence ATGGTTGTAGGTGGTAGTAACTGGAGCTTGTGGCTGCGAATGTCACGAGTCCAGCTCAGACAGATCACCAGGTCGCTTGACCGGACATTAATCGGGCTGAGCCATGGGAGGTTTCCCCTTCGATATAACAATAGTATCTTTGCCACCTGGTGGAGAAGTCTGTTTGATGCTTCTGTAGCCTTCAAAAGAGTAGGCAGCTTTGTTATATCTCCATCCGCAAAGAGGGGAGTCACGAGATTTGACCATTTGAGACCCGCAGCTAACGTCAGCAGATTTGCAGCTTTGTCCAGAGTGCCCAAAGGTGTCCCCAGGGGTTTATTTACAAACTGGAATATGACGACGTCGACAAGGTTGTTAGGGCAAAGAGCTTACTCCACTTCTAGCATCAGGTTTACTCAGGAAGCCGTAAATAACATGACTATATCCTTAAGGTGTTTCTTTAACTCATTGAATGGATTAGATCAGTGTTCCCACTCTAACTACTCCAAAACATTCCAGCATGCATCTTATGTCGATTCGTGTCAGAACGATGTTCAACCTGTTGCCTTCAAGAAGCTATCTCAAAAAGATATAAAATTCATTCGCGATTTGGagttattcaaaataatgaagactCAGAATCAAATGATTAATGAATCTAACCCATGTTTTGTGGAAAAGCCAGGTTCTTACATTGAGTTCACCGTTCCTGAGTTCAACGTCAATGGGACATTTTCTGTGCCTTTGTCATTTCTAAATTCTTCTCTCCTGGAAGAGTTGAAGGAAAACATTTCAAGCTACAACAATGATTTAAAATCAATATACGGCACCGTTGACATGATCCTGCAGAACTATGGATCATTGCCGGTAACCTTTCATCGGAATAAGATTCGAATACACTTTCCAAACTCGACGGTGGCGGACACAGAGAGACTGATTGCAAGCCTAAATATCACTACGGGTATTGTTTACGCGGATGCGTCCCTTGACATCGCTTCAGAAGATGCAAGATTGAACACCTTGATCAATGATGACAGATCAACAAGTGCGTGGTCCCTCGTTAATGAAGCGTCTCACCCAGATAGAAGCGCTTTTTCACCTATTTTATCGGAAGTATCTGATGATTGCTATGAATTTGTCTAG
- the GYL1 gene encoding Gyl1p (similar to Saccharomyces cerevisiae GYL1 (YMR192W) and GYP5 (YPL249C); ancestral locus Anc_6.281) produces the protein MSEKAENTGQRMVSNENIPKEQIEVPVTPHQIQLDENPDDIASGNKIPTVVSDREKNLSKEVETVPADVSSCFDSNQSVKEDSLIVDLPDPHEASMQTEVAAEPQGDPRGEPLLLPEDLNQLLETEEAKVEEALKNITSPSLPPRVDDAKSSAPVLLKSLSPPVPPRNKNDQTFSGQPQLPPRQVINTETLHLKVPCGDEMPGRLSMNTSGSSSSLAPPILPPRRIENPLDLAAQKDFLASTFRRNMRFYKNEDSSIKSDLDENMLTLREDSKKIDASLLPEEISSFWLNTLNDYQHTLLNDIESLHLQLSRGIPSAYRLIMWQLVSYAKSKSFNPIYETYLVQEAPFDVRELEDKLKVMDGVSFTNVKRITNILKAYLLFDSECEFSIDMTYIINMILDVSEKEADAFGLFVRLMKVYDLRLLFLPSAPGIDVLCYKFDRLVEESYPDIYKYMNEKGVHSSMFLAGLFTTLFQKKLTAETQPRIGDIVFLESLDSVMRIPAMLLCRSRDQLLKLGFDELLEFLNSGLVDDYIGQGNDVSSDVPSPGECMDKLIRDAMMEVIITPRIMKKYASEYEEIHRLDNEREEQYKSITEKNMHLQKHVRKLENDYTSLNREHVTIANELVKNRLNIESILNENNGYKLQILDLKKKLDAEKKKQLSSVYVPNDLKKDLEETLKKNSQVMDENLKLQDRISELERTVEAIKTANKNGTLFEYSDSKNHSLGAGWSGFKKVFK, from the coding sequence ATGAGTGAAAAAGCCGAAAATACAGGACAAAGGATGGTgtcaaatgaaaatattccGAAAGAGCAAATTGAAGTTCCAGTAACTCCTCACCAAATCCAACTGGACGAAAATCCTGATGACATCGCCTCCGGGAATAAGATACCAACAGTAGTAAGCgatagagaaaaaaatctgaGCAAAGAAGTGGAAACGGTACCTGCAGATGTAAGTAGTTGTTTTGATTCAAATCAGAGCGTAAAAGAAGATAGTTTGATCGTTGACCTCCCTGATCCACATGAAGCGTCAATGCAAACAGAAGTGGCAGCGGAACCCCAGGGTGATCCTCGAGGTGAACCCCTATTACTGCCTGAAGACCTTAATCAGCTATTAGAAACCGAAGAGGCAAAAGTTGAAGAGGCACTGAAAAACATAACTTCGCCTTCATTGCCACCAAGAGTTGACGATGCCAAAAGTTCCGCACCTGTTCTTCTGAAATCTTTATCTCCGCCAGTGCCAccaagaaataagaatgatCAGACCTTCTCTGGTCAACCTCAATTACCTCCAAGGCAAGTGATTAATACGGAAACTCTGCATCTGAAGGTACCCTGCGGTGATGAGATGCCTGGTAGACTATCAATGAATACTTCAGgtagttcttcttctttagcTCCACCTATCTTACCTCCACGCCGCATAGAAAATCCTTTAGACTTAGCTGCTCAGAAGGACTTCTTGGCCAGTACATTCAGGAGAAACATGCGTTTCtacaaaaatgaagatagCTCAATAAAAAGTGATTTAGATGAAAATATGCTCACTTTGAGGGAAGACTCCAAAAAGATAGATGCCAGTCTATTGCCTGAAGAGATTAGTTCGTTTTGGTTGAACACTTTGAATGATTACCAACATACCCTACTAAATGATATTGAATCTTTGCACCTTCAACTGTCTCGTGGTATACCATCTGCTTATCGTTTGATAATGTGGCAGTTGGTAAGTTACGCcaaatcaaaatcttttaaTCCTATATACGAAACTTATCTAGTGCAAGAAGCACCATTTGATGTCCGAGAATTAGAAGATAAGCTGAAAGTGATGGATGGTGTTTCTTTTACCAATGTAAAACGTATAACTAACATATTAAAGGCATATTTGCTTTTTGATTCAGAATGTGAGTTTTCTATCGACATGACATACATTATTAACATGATCCTTGACGTTTCTGAGAAGGAGGCAGATGCATTTGGCTTGTTTGTCCGCTTAATGAAAGTTTATGACTTAAGACTGTTGTTTTTGCCAAGTGCTCCTGGGATCGACGTTCTCTGCTATAAATTCGATAGATTAGTAGAAGAATCATATCCCGACATCTATAAATACATGAATGAGAAAGGTGTTCATTCTTCCATGTTTTTGGCTGGTCTTTTTACAACCCTAttccaaaagaaacttACCGCTGAAACACAACCACGGATCGGTGACATAGTATTTTTAGAAAGTCTTGACTCCGTTATGAGGATTCCCGCCATGCTATTATGTCGTAGCCGGGACCAATTGCTGAAATTGGGTTTTGATGAGCTTCTGGAGTTCTTAAACTCCGGTCTGGTGGATGACTATATTGGGCAGGGAAACGATGTATCCAGTGATGTTCCTTCTCCAGGGGAATGCATGGATAAGTTAATTCGAGATGCTATGATGGAAGTGATAATCACACCAAGAATCATGAAGAAGTATGCCTCTGAATATGAGGAAATTCATAGATTAGATAACGAAAGAGAGGAGCAGTATAAATCGATCACAGAAAAGAACATGCATTTACAAAAACATGTACGtaaattggaaaatgattATACTTCTTTAAATAGAGAGCATGTGACAATTGCGAATGAGCTAGTAAAGAACCGGCTCAACATTGAGtccattttgaatgaaaacaatGGATATAAATTGCAGATCCTGGatctgaagaaaaagttagatgcagaaaaaaagaaacagctTTCGAGTGTATATGTGCCcaatgatttgaagaaagatttaGAAGAGacactgaaaaaaaattcacagGTAATGGATGAGAATCTGAAATTACAGGACAGAATTTCAGAACTAGAAAGGACGGTTGAGGCAATTAAAACTGCCAATAAAAACGGCACGCTATTCGAATATTCAGATTCTAAGAATCATTCTTTAGGAGCTGGTTGGTCAGGATTCAAAAAGGTTTTCAAGTAA
- the SGS1 gene encoding ATP-dependent DNA helicase SGS1 (similar to Saccharomyces cerevisiae SGS1 (YMR190C); ancestral locus Anc_6.278): MVAKPSHNLRREHKWLKETATLQEDKEFVFQAIQKHIANKRPKTNSPPTTPSRDEDGAGTINVLTSIPGSGSTSTATKQYEGTQTLSNDTEWLSYPATSNQYTDTPMGDIPASTTIISNPRTPSSSKPHNPNAYRPPMASSLVENSSDKNLDRTDNNSDMIDSSSTRKRIEKPQENPAKELIRLQGLLIAVLKEQSKCLLQKCSIIESTSLSEDAKRLQLSRDIRPQLSNVSIRIDSLEKDIIQTNKDVNLKAQTKDYSQVSSQDKNIISSVLPIALEGNLPLKSANLTSTTAATTGATKVVAKNPNKIANKDNRDDDLIQVLDDEDDIDCGPATILQPGLINVPQKNTPHSPASPRLEMTSEEQDELTRRNMRLREPVNYRIPDRDDPFDYVMGKSLRDDYPAIEREEDELTMEAEEDDHSSYMTTRDEEKEENDLLNQSDFDFVVNDGLEPTQDTEYHDNLDRSANIEENPLEDDTRSTITLSQHKNVQVILSSPTTQSDISNRQKQIGVEHIDLLEEDLEKDMILDDSMSFSFGNQHLPMSHSDLELIDSEKESDDNEEDNKNNNLEYLSDSDLERFDEERENRTQAADIQELDNDLKIITERKLIDDNNHQSPSWSALIKMEESNVSQKKGEEDDFDDDFSLSDIVSKSNSCFKAKGPTYSWSEEVLYRLHEVFKLPGFRPNQLEAVNATLRGKDVFVLMPTGGGKSLCYQLPAVVKSGKTHGTTIVVSPLISLMHDQVEHLLNMNIKASMFSSKGTAEQRRQTFNLFINGLLDLVYISPEMISASEQCKRAISRLYEDGKLARIVVDEAHCVSNWGHDFRPDYKELKFFKREYPDIPMIALTATASEQVRMDIIHNLELKEPVFLKQSFNRTNLYYEVNKKTKNTIFEICDAVKSRFRNQTGIIYCHSKKSCEQTSAQMLRNGIKCAYYHAGMEPDERLSVQKAWQADEVQVICATVAFGMGIDKPDVRFVYHFTVPRTLEGYYQETGRAGRDGKYSYCITYFSFRDIRTMQTMIQKDKNLDRENKEKHLNKLQQVMAYCDNVTDCRRKLVLSYFNEDFDSKLCHKNCDNCRNSANMISEERDVTESAKKIVKLVENIQNERVTIIYCQDIFKGSRSSKIVQANHDTLDEHGCGKSMQKSEIERIFFHLITIRVLQEYSIMNNSGFASSYVKVGPNARKLLSGKMDIKMQFTISAPNSRPSTSSSHQSNEDNAPAMAQRSTTIGGSTATKSTRFISAKEHLRSYTYSSSTMETPHPISLKNTNDLHSTQELNNLRITYERLRELSLNLGNRMVPPVGNFMPDSILKKMATILPMNDSAVAALGPIEDKYRRRLKYFKATIADLSKERSNTDHEKYDTILNEESVNKVSGSINDTIHSTGIRSRFFDANPNEAKENQQIVNQIRESQLSKSSISGKSVTKTTTKPAKKSANGRRGFKNYRGHYRGRK; encoded by the coding sequence ATGGTGGCGAAACCATCACATAATTTGAGAAGGGAGCACAAATGGTTGAAAGAAACGGCGACTTTGCAGGAAGACAAAGAGTTTGTCTTTCAGGCTATTCAAAAGCATATTGCGAACAAGAGGCCCAAAACAAACTCGCCACCTACTACACCGTCCAGAGATGAGGACGGTGCAGGAACAATAAATGTGTTGACCAGTATTCCTGGGTCTGGATCCACTAGTACAGCTACGAAACAATATGAAGGCACACAAACTCTATCGAACGATACGGAATGGCTCTCTTACCCCGCTACATCTAACCAATATACTGACACTCCCATGGGGGATATACCCGCCAGCACAACTATCATATCAAACCCAAGGACTCCCAGCAGTTCGAAACCGCACAATCCCAATGCATACCGACCGCCCATGGCGAGTTCTCTTGTGGAAAACAGTAGTGATAAGAATCTGGATCGTACAGATAATAACAGCGACATGATTGATAGTTCAAGTACAAGGAAGCGGATCGAAAAACCGCAAGAAAACCCAGCAAAAGAGTTGATTCGACTTCAAGGCTTACTTATTGcagttttgaaagaacaaTCCAAATGTTTGCTACAGAAATGCAGTATTATCGAATCTACATCATTATCAGAGGATGCTAAAAGGCTTCAATTAAGTAGAGATATACGGCCTCAATTATCCAACGTCTCTATCCGTATAGATTCTTTAGAAAAGGATATCATACAAACCAACAAAGATGTTAACTTGAAAGCCCAAACTAAAGATTATAGTCAAGTTTCCTCAcaagataaaaatatcatatcAAGTGTTCTGCCTATCGCCCTGGAGGGAAATCTACCTCTTAAGAGTGCGAATTTGACAAGCACTACCGCAGCCACCACTGGAGCTACGAAAGTTGTTGCCAAAAACCCCAATAAAATTGCTAATAAGGATAATCGCGACGACGACTTGATCCAGGTGCTggatgatgaggatgacATAGATTGTGGTCCTGCCACCATATTACAACCGGGCTTGATAAATGTTCCGCAGAAAAACACTCCACACTCTCCTGCATCGCCGCGTCTCGAGATGACCtcagaagaacaagatgaaCTTACAAGGAGGAATATGCGTTTAAGAGAGCCAGTAAACTATAGAATTCCCGATAGAGATGATCCCTTTGATTACGTTATGGGCAAGTCCTTGAGAGACGATTATCCAGCCATTGAAAGGGAGGAGGATGAACTCACAatggaagctgaagaggATGATCATTCTAGCTATATGACTACCagagatgaagaaaaagaagaaaacgacTTATTAAATCAAAGcgattttgattttgtgGTGAATGATGGCCTCGAGCCAACTCAAGACACGGAATATCATGATAACCTTGATAGAAGTGCAAATATCGAAGAAAATCCTTTAGAAGACGATACCAGATCCACAATTACTCTATCACAACATAAAAATGTTCAGGTTATTTTATCTTCTCCAACAACGCAGAGTGATATATCCAATCGCCAAAAGCAAATCGGTGTGGAACACATTGATTTGCTCGAAGAAGATCTAGAAAAAGATATGATATTGGATGACAGCATGAGTTTCTCCTTTGGGAATCAACATTTACCCATGTCACATTCTGATCTAGAATTAATAGATAGTGAGAAAGAAagtgatgataatgaagaagataataaaaacaataatctCGAATATCTATCAGACAGTGATCTCGAAagatttgatgaagaaagagagaatAGAACACAAGCGGCAGATATCCAGGAACTGGAcaatgatttgaagattATAACGGAGAGGAAACTCATAGATGACAACAACCATCAATCTCCTTCGTGGTCTGCTTTGATTAAAATGGAAGAATCCAATGTtagccaaaaaaaaggggaggaagatgatttcgatgatgatttttcgTTAAGTGATATAGTGAGTAAGTCCAATTCGTGTTTCAAGGCAAAGGGTCCAACTTATTCTTGGTCTGAGGAAGTTTTGTACCGTTTGCATGAAGTATTTAAATTGCCGGGCTTTAGGCCTAATCAGTTGGAGGCGGTCAACGCAACTTTACGAGGTAAGGACGTTTTTGTTCTTATGCCAACGGGGGGTGGTAAATCACTTTGCTACCAACTTCCTGCCGTGGTAAAATCTGGTAAGACGCATGGTACTACCATTGTCGTTTCTCCcctgatttctttgatgcaTGATCAAGTTGAACATTTATTGAATATGAATATTAAGGCGAGCATGTTCAGTTCTAAGGGCACTGCAGaacaaagaagacaaaCTTTCAATCTATTTATTAACGGATTGTTGGATTTAGTTTACATATCTCCTGAAATGATCAGTGCTTCTGAACAGTGTAAAAGAGCCATTAGTAGATTGTATGAAGATGGTAAGCTGGCCCGTATTGTTGTGGATGAAGCACATTGTGTTTCTAATTGGGGCCATGATTTTAGGCCTGATTACAAGGAACTAAAATTCTTTAAAAGAGAATACCCTGATATTCCAATGATCGCTCTAACTGCAACCGCAAGTGAACAAGTCAGAATGGATATTATCCATAATCTTGAATTAAAGGAACCTGTTTTTCTAAAGCAAAGTTTTAACAGAACAAATTTGTATTATGaagtaaacaaaaagacCAAAAATACCATTTTCGAAATTTGCGATGCTGTTAAATCAAGATTTAGGAATCAAACTGGTATCATATATTGCCACTCTAAAAAATCTTGCGAGCAGACTTCAGCTCAAATGCTGAGAAATGGCATCAAATGTGCCTACTACCATGCAGGTATGGAACCTGACGAAAGATTAAGTGTACAAAAGGCATGGCAAGCTGATGAAGTACAAGTCATTTGCGCTACTGTTGCTTTTGGTATGGGTATTGATAAACCTGACGTGAGATTTGTTTACCATTTCACTGTTCCACGAACATTAGAAGGTTATTATCAAGAAACTGGTCGTGCCGGAAGAGATGGTAAGTATTCATATTGTATTACCTACTTTTCATTTAGAGACATCAGAACTATGCAGACaatgattcaaaaagataAGAATTTAGAcagagaaaataaagagaagcatttgaataaattaCAGCAAGTGATGGCGTATTGTGACAACGTTACTGACTgtagaagaaaattagTTCTATCTTACTTCAACGAGGATTTTGATTCTAAATTGTGTCATAAGAACTGTGACAATTGCAGAAATAGTGCCAATATGATAAGTGAGGAAAGAGATGTTACAGAATCTGCTAAAAAAATCGTTAAACTGGTAGAGAATATCCAAAATGAAAGAGTGACAATAATCTATTGTCAAGACATCTTCAAAGGTTCTAGGAGCTCCAAAATTGTTCAAGCTAACCATGACACACTAGACGAACATGGTTGCGGTAAATCCATGCAAAAAtctgaaattgaaagaatatTCTTTCATTTGATAACAATTCGCGTTTTACAGGAATATTCTATAATGAATAATAGTGGTTTTGCTTCGAGTTATGTCAAAGTGGGCCCCAATGCCAGAAAACTGCTCTCTGGAAAAATGGATATTAAGATGCAATTTACGATATCGGCACCAAACTCTCGTCCCTCAACATCATCTAGCCACCAATCGAATGAAGATAACGCACCAGCTATGGCGCAAAGATCAACAACTATTGGAGGAAGTACCGCTACCAAGTCAACTCGCTTTATAAGTGCAAAAGAACACTTAAGATCGTACACATACAGTAGTTCAACCATGGAAACCCCACACCCAATCTCTTTAAAAAACACGAATGATTTGCATTCGACACAAGAATTAAATAACTTGCGGATAACGTACGAACGGCTGAGAGAATTGTCATTAAATTTAGGAAATAGAATGGTTCCTCCAGTTGGGAACTTTATGCCCGATTCtatcttgaagaaaatggcgACAATCTTGCCAATGAATGACTCGGCCGTTGCCGCTTTAGGTCCCATAGAGGACAAATACCGTCGGAGattaaaatatttcaaagcTACAATCGCAGATCTTAGCAAGGAAAGATCAAACACAGATCATGAAAAATACGACACAATATTGAATGAAGAATCTGTTAACAAAGTGTCCGGTTCGATCAATGACACTATCCATAGCACTGGGATAAGATCTAGGTTCTTTGACGCCAACCCGAACGAAGCCAAGGAGAATCAACAAATAGTTAACCAGATCAGGGAAAGCCAACTATCCAAAAGCTCAATAAGTGGTAAATCAGTTACGAAGACGACCACCAAGCCTGCTAAGAAATCTGCCAATGGAAGACGAGGGTTTAAAAATTATAGAGGCCATTacagaggaagaaaataa